In Balaenoptera ricei isolate mBalRic1 chromosome 4, mBalRic1.hap2, whole genome shotgun sequence, the genomic stretch TTGAACACAAGATTTTGCCTATAGTTTCCTAACAATTAAGACAGGAAAAACCTGCTAACATTTTAAGAGGCTGACTGTCCCAACAAATAAACGTGACCAGAAAGGAAACCTTTTTCTTGGCACAAATGTATTACTGGGTAGTTCAATTCTGAAAAGTCAGaactaaaagacagaaaaaagttAATGACTGACAACCTTACTGAGAAATTATAACCTTTTTCCATATCAGCATGTGTGGAAATTAAAGAGGCTTGGAATCAAACTTATTAGCTAGATTTACTGAGTTTGAAGTTTGAACTTACAAGGCACTCCATCAAGATCATCATCAAGGCTCTTAATAGGGACTCCATCAAGGTCATCAATGGGAGTAGCATCAATAGGAATTCCATCCACATCTTCTAGAGGTGCACCATCAAGCTCTTCCTCAATGGGGGCACCATCAAGGTCATCTGGTACATCCTATAAAAACACATACTACTGTAACATTTTCTTTTGCTTGCTAAAGTCATATTGCTAAAAGATTAACTTGCAATCCAGTATAAACCAACTAACATGCCCAGGTACAATGTGAGGAtataataagaatatatttttatcatccAGCTGACAAAGACGCATTCATCTGTGCAATATTTATCAAATAGTTACCAAGTACTTAATTATGCCAGGTACCATGTGAGGCACTGAGGATACAATGATGAGCAAAAACGAGCCTTGGTCCCCTAGTCCCTCCCGTCGTAGAGCTTAGTACAATTCGGGGGTAGGGGGGGACGGGGGGCAGAGAAGGAGCCAGGCAATCAGATAATCACAACAATATACGATGACTGCTATAACAAAGAGGTGCACTGTATTATTAGAATGTGTAATAAGTAGGTTCCACCTAAAGAGGTCTGAGAAGGCTCAATGAATTTATGCTCAAACTGAGATCTGAAGTGTCTCAGATACAGAAGAGATGttccagaaagaggaaagaacatgTACAAAGGTCTATGGTAGGAGGAAACATACTTAAGAAACTGAAACAAGGACCATGTGGTTGGAGCAGTGAAAGTGAAAGTATGATAGCTGGATTAGGATGGTAGAAATGAAGATGATGGATTTAAGAACTATtgaggaggttaaaaaaaaaaaaaaaaaccagaatggtGATGAATACAATCTGCTACCACTGTGGTGCATCTTTTCAGGTACATGTTTACTTACACAGCTATCTTTAGtttaacaaaatgaaatcatGCTATATACATTGCTCTATTACTTGCTTTTTTTCTACTAATATACTATAAATCCTTTCATGTcatcaaatttaaaaagtcacCAATTTTCACATAAGGACACAAAACAGAGAATTCCTATTACATATAATTTCAAGTCCTGGGCTCCAGCAATGCCAGCAACAATTTCAAGTCCTGGGCTCCAGCAATGCCAGCAACAAAAATCCACTGTTCAGTGGTAAACAGTAGGCATTTTCCACAAAGAAATGTTACTCACATCTGTAACATATCATACCCCCACAgcattccagaaataaattttaagataatCGGACAAATACACTGAATACCTAcctctgtctccttttcttcaATAATATTTACAAgtcctaagaaaatattttgtagtttgaTCAAAAATGGTTCTGGATAAATTGCCCAATCTTCCCATGCTCTAAAGCAGGTCATTACCCGTTGCTAACAGGAAAAAGACAATGAATTATTATTTAGGGCAGTAACTATCCAACGTCATCTCATGATAATGACCATCACAATTTgctaaattttcctttaaaacgatattctttttaaagtttaagggAAATAACTATTCAtcattacaatattttttttaaatgaatattaccTCCCcattaaaagaggaaagaaactaagaataaatgtaatataaaaaagaaacagtaactGTTTGCTCTCAGTCACCTAAGATCAAGGTCCCATACCACTGGTGGTACACATGAGGCCACATTCTGGGAAACACTAGCTTAGAAACTTATGAAAGCTGGATATCAAGTTAGCCCACATTTTGATCTGAATTCCTTTATGGTCCGATGAAGTACTTCCTGATTCTGGCTAACACTTCTCTCTGTCCCCTCCTTAAACTTTTCTATAATCTCTGTCTTATGGTCAAAATTTAaggtcaaaaaaaattttaatggagttGTTTGTCTGAATCCCGTAAATGGGGGGTCATTGGGCATCTTCCCAAGCTAAAAATTTCCTTAATGTGTATTCTTCCCATGAAAGTGTATCTATTTTTTCAACTATAAGTAAGGTATTCTGTTTGGCTTTTCTTAACACTGGTCTACAGCTTGAgcgttaataaaaaattaataactgaATATACTTTCAACATGAATAACTATATTCCTAATCCAGCCAAATAATATATACCACTATAAAACAAGTGATCTTCTCAGTGTTTTCTGTGAAAAGACcagtatttaaaatgtttaaataaaatcctTAAAACTAAAACAGACACCCAACAAAACagtagacatatttttaaatttcagacttTTTTTGATACTGAAGGTAAAATGgcagtaaattttaaaacagtaatttCTGAAACATCTAAGTTATGTCTTACACTTACTTAACATACTTTTTTAGCCCTCCAATGTGCTTCCGGTGCCCACTTCCCATTTAAAACACTAGGGCAAAAACACCCAAACAATAAACGTACCTTAAAGTTTTCAGACTGTAAATGGCCTTGAATTGTACGATAGGTAGCATTGAGGTCTGAAAATATCTGACACAACTTTGTTTCAAAACTGAAATTCAAATAATATGTTTTTTACAACAGAACGTGTTTAAAAATCCTTATCTACTTCAACATGCTAGGCCAATGAAAACCACTCtggacttttaattttataaataaattaatcaagtaaatctttaaaaataagaattaggtgtttaaaatctaaaactataacTTTAACTcctattattctgaatttttcttcTGCAAAATCGCACGAAGAGCCTTAAGAACTAGTTCCCTTAATTAACAAGGAACTCTTACATCTAGGATACCTTGAGCCATCTAGTCCAACcactttgttttataaaacagGAAATAGAAAAGGTAAGTGACCTGTCCAAGGCAAAAGAAGGAATAGCAGAGCTAAGATTAGGGCCCAAACCTCCAAATTTCCCTTCAGAGCCAGTTCCTAAAGAAAAGCTTCCCTAATTCATAAAGTAAACACCAAAAAGGAACTGTGGGGAACTGAGGAGGagttatatattaatatacagcAACAAAATTTCCTATTGCCTAGGAAAACATTAACAATGAACCACAACCAATACAATGATGATCAGAGAACACTGATTCTGTAAATAGTTAAtgctcctttgttttcttcctttgttggCCACTATTTCTAGTGTTTCAGCTTATTTATTACACAAGTGGCTAAATACACAATAGgaataaagtgattttttaacTCTTCCTATTTGTTCTTTTATCAAGCTAATCAAGAAACTGATAGAAAAACTTTCAAAAGATTATAATAATTTAGCTTAAAGTGGTTTACTTCAATGAATACAATCCGATTTTTAGAATATTCAACAAACTATgaagaaattcaaattatttcttattattgaggGTATTAATTAACAAAACTATCCTCTTTTCTGAGCTCCTTACCCTTAAATATTTTAGTTCAGGCATATCAACTTACATCACTATACTTACAATTTTCTATAATAGGAAGCATTGGCAACTTTGGCTGAAGAGTTGTACAAAACATCAGAAACCAAATATAATCTGGCAATCTAGAATACCAAAAGACAgcataaaatggattaaaaataaaaaaccaacagCAAAAAACGTATCTAAAAAAATTTCCGTATTGAAATTTTTTGAATCAACAGCATAAGGCCAATGTTTAGCCATAATTTAATAATCCTAACTAATGAGAAGAGTTTTAAGAAATTCAGTATCACCACAACCATGACTTTGGCAGGGACAAAAGTTGTAACTCATTTACATTTCAATCTGTTGATAATCTGTGTGTTAATAACTAACATAAGTttcccaggcagaaggaaaatgaaactgCACCAGAAAGATTTCTTCAGTCAACTTCTTCATTCAAAAAGGAAACCAATTTCAATTCAAACAGAAGCCAACTATTACCTCTCCTTTACTTAACTAAATGTTCCATTAGGAGAAATTATTCCCATACCTTTTTGGGAAGGGGTGTCTTTAAGATGGACAATGACTCGGTAATGCAATCCACTATTTCTTCAGCAGCTTCAGCATTATTAAGACAGAAAACCATTGCATCTCCAATATCATTTTTCCTCGGAGTTAACCCCCGCAGAATTTCTTCTAATTTGTCCCTCTGTCTGAATACGAATTTTTTAACTTATAAgtatttataaatacaaatttCAAATGCCATTATAGTTTCTGCTCGCACGTTAATTTCTTTAAAACCCACTCAGATAAAATTCTGAAGACTAAGTTGTGTTAAGTCTGATTTGTGTTACGTATTCCAaatatgttacattttttttaaagaatttatatgGGGAAGAAAACTATCCCGGgaactaataaattattttagtgaCTTTTAGTTTAcaaattaagtaaattttaaattataggcATTTTTTCAAGAGTCTTCGCAAATGTCCCACTCCTATTATCCTATTACACTGAAGAAGAACCTTCATGGCCTTCACTCTCCTTTGAAGGAAGTCTGTTACTTTAGCACTTCTGCATAGGATTAGGACAGGCTATAAAGCAAGGGctgacaaactttttctgtaaaggatcacagagtgaatattttaggctttgaaagtcatacagtctctgtcacagttACTCAGCTTTGCTGCTATAACACCAAAGCAACCACAGACTACATGCAAAGGGATGGGTATGGCcgtgttcaaataaaattttatttacaaaaacaggaggTAGCCAGATTTAGCCTATGGGCTGAGTATGCAGATCCCTGGGCAAAAGTAATGATGAACATACATCTTCAGAAGCAAATATACTCTCAAATGCTATAGTTCTCTATCAGCAATGCTCTCACAAACAATGCATCAATGCAACTAGCACTAAGATTTATTGACAGTGAAGTATATAATCCTATaagctaaaaattattttggcctttttttttccccttcaggtaTACAGAATTTCCTCTAAACATTTCAATAGTTAAATTTGTTTCTGCTTCTTAAACCAGGCTAACTGCCCTGAAGCAGTGCTGACTGAGCACTAGTAATAACATGTCTCCATGGTGGCCGCACACGGCACTTCATGGAGCAGCTTTGCAGTCACCCATTTGACTTCACTAAGCCATAAAATAACTTTACCTCTTTACGTTGCATTCAAAGAGGCAAGAGTTCTAAGGGccatgaaataatttctataagaATATAAAGTATTCCACTGCTGGAGTACCATCACTTAAGAGATCATCAATAATTTTTATCAGTAGGAAGAGGTCAAGTTGAGTAGGACACACACTTATAATACTTGCcaagatttttaaaactacaatGCATACGTTAAGAGATGTTACTATTTTAAAcaatcacaaattttaaaaaccattttattttagggTTAACACATCGTATTAAGACCATTAATTAAAGTGACCATTAAAGCAACTTTTCTGAATATAaaacaagaaaggtaaaaatcttACTCTTCCTTAAGTGCTCCCTTTTTACTAGGCTCCTCTAcaaaagcttctgtttcctgctCTTCTGACATCCCATGCAGATATGGATTTAACGGTGGTGGCCTCCAAAAAGATCCATTTTTGAACATACGAAAATCTTCTGTCCGCCACTTAGTTGGAGAATCTCCCTAGTTAAGTGTCCAGAATGTTATTAGAAAGATCTAATACCTCAGAGTCAAAATAACAAAGTAGTTGATTATACTTGCCTGCAGAATAGAATAAAGCTTCCACCTATAGTAAACATGGGCTGGTGTCTGGTTTTCAAAtaagaatctaaaacaaaaacaaaaaaaaaaattaaacattggaTTCTTTAATGGAGAACTATCTTCAAGTAAATATGAACAAATGAGAAATATTATTTGCCTATTTACTtctaaataaaacccaaagcaaaGATCCCTGAAGAGAAATCCTCACCCACTGCCATCTATCCCTTTCCTCACCCCAACCCCAGACCGCCTTTGTGACTGACACTAATACTCAGAAGGTATGTATGCATCTTGCTGAGTCTTACAATCAGTTTTATTGAACACTATGTGTCGGGTACTGTGTCTGGCAATGGAGAGGTCTTCCCAAGATATAACTTCAAAAGCAGTGGTTTTTAAATGACTTAAGTAAATTGCAAATGAAGTGTTACATATAACTATTTAGAAGATAAGTAGTTTCTTATAAACCTCATTTATTCTACCGTATTTTGCTTATGAAAGACTCTTTCAttgaaaaacacaatgaaaaatattttcctcctaGAGAATGCTAAAAACAAAGCTATTTAATTAATCAAACCATGGAAATCACTGGAAAATTGACCCAGGCACATTCTAGTCTAATTATTAAAACTGCCTTCTCACCCCATTACGAAAATAACCTCATACTTTTAGGACTTTTTTCTTTGAGtatttttaattccaaaaaataattttaaagtattttttaaaatgcacatctgaggataaacaaaatgtgatatatacatgcaatggaatattattcagccttaaaaggtaaggaaattctgacacatgctacaccaaggatgaaccttgaagacattatgctaagtgaaataagccagtctcaaaagCACAAATAAGGTATGACTCCACTTAGATGAGGTACCTAGGGTAATCAAAttcacagaaagtagaatggtggttgccaggggctgagggaccaaaggaatggggagttattgtttaaggggtacagagtttcagttatggaaaatgtgaaaagttatggtgatggttgcacaacaacatgaatgtacttaatgccactgaactgtacatatATAAATGGTAAGTTGTATGTTACATGTAAATGttattaccacaataaaaaaaatgcacaCCTGAACATAGGATTGTTGATCTCTCTGTTCATAATCATAGCTTCAAACATTGGCCCTTCACGTACAACAAACTCTATCATTCGATGTATCAGGGCGAGCAAATTCCTACAACAACAACACAGTTAAAGAAAATGGATTCAGACCTACCACTAAATAAAACTACACTTGACCTAAGTTACTATAATTGTGCAGAAAAAGATTATTCTGCTGACTAATACAGAATTTTATACCAAGAAAGTAACCTGGAGCATATGTTAATACCTTGTGCATTAAGAGGGAGGGGGGCAATGGGGATAAgggagtgggaggggaagggaagggaagggaagggagggtgggaaacCACAACACAGCTTCACAGTAATAAAGATTTCAATTTCTAAATACCACTTAATTTTACTTTCCAAATGCAAAACATTAAATTATGAATCACAACTAACTGGAAAGCtgcaaatatataaaatcagaaaCTTAAAGCTTACATGTTATCATAACCATCTAAAAACTTACACACTATCTCAGTTTTAAAACATTCCTAAACCAAGCACTTTTATAGTGATACTGAAATGTTATATACATgactataatttataaaaatgcacAACTATTAACAAGTTTAAGGTctgatttaataatttaaaaaatccatccaACTCCTGTGCTTTTCTGGTGCACATATAGCAGATGGAGTTTTTATTGAATCTGACCTTCAATGAGGCAACATCCCTTTGGACCACACTTCAAACTAGTTCACATAGCTCATGACATGTATAATTCTGCCTGTGTGTTCTGAATCAATAAAGCAATTATATTGCCAAAGCCTTAAACGAATGGAGTCCTGTttccaaaatattccaaaataaggGACATGGTGATATGCCCTTCCCATTTTTCATAACAATTACTTCCCAATAtttaagccaaaaataaacatatgtaaCTTTTTAGTCGTCATTTTGTTGACTGGgcttataaagtatttttaaaatctgataccTTATTAGGCTCCAAACACAATTTTAGACATTGATTACAGTGTCAGGCAAAAATGATTCAGCTTATGATAGCTACTTCTGATTTCTCATTTCACCAGTCTCCACCATGTAGAGTTGGCAAATAACAAATGGGAAAAGCAAAAGGATATTGGCTCTTGGTACAAGGCACACACTAAATTACACCTTTAGCATTCCCAGCTCAAATTAAGTTCATGTAACTgctagaatataaataaatatatagttataGAATAAGACCTTTTTTTTGCTCTATAAAGCCCTGCTTCAGAGTACATGAACAGTAAAATAATTTATCTCATGCtgactataattattttttcagttttcaaacaAACCTACTTAAGTGGACACTAAAATCTCTatagtgaaaaaatgaatttttttgacCTAATAGAGgtcaaagaaaaatatgaaggtTTAATAAATCTTTAACAGAGGGAaaactatatattaaaattattaattcaacCTCAAACTgttaaaacaaaaacctaaaagtatcaattttaaatctaaaaattCTTTCACAGAAGTATTAATTGGTCTGCAAATATGCAGTTCTTGATATCCAAATGAGAATGTATTCTCAACATCCATATGGTTAATGACATTGTTTTAAAAGAAGGGAGATATGGTATTGATTCAGTCCCAAAACTCCCACTGGTATATGTCAAATTAAAGGGAAATTTTATGTAtcataatatataaaatcaatGACTAGGTGGACAAATACTACACATCCAGAAACTTGCATGAATTAAGTCAAAAGCAACTTGACTTGCATATTAAAGATAGATGAAAAATGATTTAGCAAGTTTAAAACAAAGGATTCATTGTAATGGTGAGTCAAGACTTTACAGCAAAATGTACACTcaaaattttgtttagaaataaGCTGAGCCACATATAAAGCTAATACTGGATATATGCTTTTTAAGTGCTGCCAATATACTACTTTCCTGTGAGTGCTTtaccagtggaaaaaaaaaacccactatagTTTTAAACAGGCTTGTAACTGATATatctatttttagaaaatttaaagtttaaaagaagttttagaatgtttcatgattatttaaaatcaaaatctGACAATTAGTCGTTGCTAACTTAAATTCAAGATTCTTAAAGAACTGtaatcattcttttttccttaaggattatgtgcttatttttaaaaaggtgacttTTCTATCAGAATGAAACAGTGTAGTACAAAAAGATGATATAATTTAaagtgcattattttattttaaaatggtaattatCTTATTCtgggcaacaacaacaaaaaaacaaaaattgtctCTCAGTTATAATAAAACCACATTTACTGGAGTCGATCGTACCAATGTCTGGTCAAAACCTGTATACTTTCCCAATCCATCCCATGCTGCTTTCCTGGTCCCCCGCTGCCGCAGACACTTCAGCTGGTGTTGCTCACCAAGGCCAATGTCAAAGAGAATTTGGTATTCTTTTGTGTTCATTTATTATTCAACCagtgttgtgttcctgtgtttgGGAAAAGGCTTAGCTTGACTGAGCAAGAGCATACCTACGGCatgaattctttcttctgctttaacattatgttgaaaaagaaaaaacggaagaaaggaaaataaaagaattccaaACACCTTTGTTACCATGAAAAAAGTTTCTAGTTATGGTCAGTGTTCACGAGAATAATAGAAATTCCTTCTTAAAatcatttaggaaaaataaagctaTGCTTTCAGTAAGGAAAACTCAAACTAAGGTTGCATATTAAACACACACAATtcagaaaccaagaaaaaaaataacagattgGGTCAAAATGTAACATTATCTAAAATTTAAGATACATTTAAAACACCTATTTTCCCATCCCAATAATCTAATGTTATTAGACTAACAACTCCAGATTAAATCTATTAAACACATTGTAACTACTAAAGCTACAAAATACCCTACATTgttaacaataaaacaaaaaagataatgaCATAAAATTGCAAAGTATACTAAAGTTAGTTAAATTTCACATATCCCCCCCCAAAAAGTACTGGGAAGGAACCATTGCTCAGTCAAGATACTACCTTTTCCtcaacaccattttttttttttaattcagaagggGATATTGTCTATATTTAGATcagtaataataaagaaaaacatgtaCCTTTCTGTTGGGATAACCACTTTGACTATGGCTTGCGACAGAGTCTGTATATGAAGTCACATCAGATAATAAACATAGAATATGTGAGTATTGTTAACAAGTAACaagcaaaaatatacatatgcattGAAAATACTACACATCTAATCACAAGTTTTGCAGGCAATCACTGCATTTGAAGTAATTATACACTAAGCAATTACATAAATGCAAATGGATGTGTTCAGTGAACAGTAAacgttcaccaaatgcaaagaaTCAGAACATTCCTGCCAGAATGCACATCAATGCACTGAAATAGGTACTACACTGAGAATTATCAGATAAAGATTTTAATTTGTGAAATCATTA encodes the following:
- the U2SURP gene encoding U2 snRNP-associated SURP motif-containing protein isoform X4 — translated: MLPCYHHLKTRRILRRNLLALIHRMIEFVVREGPMFEAMIMNREINNPMFRFLFENQTPAHVYYRWKLYSILQGDSPTKWRTEDFRMFKNGSFWRPPPLNPYLHGMSEEQETEAFVEEPSKKGALKEEQRDKLEEILRGLTPRKNDIGDAMVFCLNNAEAAEEIVDCITESLSILKTPLPKKIARLYLVSDVLYNSSAKVANASYYRKFFETKLCQIFSDLNATYRTIQGHLQSENFKQRVMTCFRAWEDWAIYPEPFLIKLQNIFLGLVNIIEEKETEDVPDDLDGAPIEEELDGAPLEDVDGIPIDATPIDDLDGVPIKSLDDDLDGVPLDATEDAKKNEPIFKVAPSKWEAVDESELEAQAVTTSKWELFDQHEESEEEENQNQEEESEDEEDTQSSKSEEHHLYSNPIKEEMTESKFSKYSEMSEEKRAKLREIELKVMKFQDELESGKRPKKPGQSFQEQVEHYRDKLLQREKEKELERERERDKKDKEKLESRSKDKKEKDECTPTRKERKRRHSTSPSPSRSSSGRRVKSPSPKSERSERSERSHKESSRSRSSHKDSPRDVSKKAKRSPSGSRTPKRSRRSRSRSPKKSGKKSRSQSRSPHRSHKKSKKNKH